The DNA sequence AACAGAAAGTTGCAGAGTATTTAGAGCGCAAATGGCAAATGAAGAAGTCCAAACGCAATACTAAATAGCATGCCAGCAATTCTTCCTATTTTGATAGATAGCGGAATTATTGTCGCTTATTACGACAATTCTGATCCCTGGTTTGCCAAAACAAGGAAATTCTTTGACGACAGTAGAGCACAGTTTGTAACGACTGAACCTTGTACGACGGAGGTAATGTGGTTGTTGCAAGCCAACCATCTGACACAAAATGAATTTCTTTCTGACTTGGCAAAAGGATTGTACAAGTGTGAACCACTAAAAGCGGCAGATTTTGCTCGTATTGCTGAGCTCAATGCTAAATATTCCGATCTAGCTGCTGATTATCCGGATCTATCCTTGATAGCGATCTCAGAGCGCTTGGACATCCCTAGAGTTGCTAGTCTGGATCAAGATTTCAATATTTATCGTCGATTCGGCAAAAAACGTTTTGAGAGAGTGTTTCCTTAGGATGAAGTGCCAATCGAAATTATTCGAACGGCAGTGTCGGGCACTCTAAATAAGTTATAGAGCAACATGATGGATGCCGCCGATAGTTTCGGACACTGATGACAGCGGAGACTAATAAATAGATAGAGGAAAACATCCACATGTCTTCCTCTATCTTGGATGGGCATCAGAACGAAATGTCTATTTGATGAATGCGGTCTACCGTAATTGGCACCTCATAGCGTTTATAACCTTGTCTGAAATCAGCGAAGATCATTTTGTCTGATTGCGCTCCTTTCAAGCACGTGCTTCTTGCTCGAAAAATAAGAAGCGTGTTGTTCCGTCAAACCCTAATTAGCCTGAACGTTGCAATAATGTCCTTTGGGTAGCGCATCTACTCACCGCCCAAGGAACAATTACGAAAACGTCAGCAGAATTAGAAGCTGCAGGAAAGATCGCGAAAAACCGAATAGCTTGCACATTCGCAAGACAGAGGAAGACTCAAATGGACTTCCCTCTGTCTTGTGAATGATTTCTAGTCGAAAAGGTCCGAGACCTTTTGCGCGACAAATTTAATGAATTTTGAGCCGATGGTCAAAACGCCTAGCGCGGCGATGACGACAAGTGCGCCCAAAATTGTTCCAAATAACTCGTTCATTATTGTCACCCTCCTATCTAAGCAAGAGCGCAAAAACAAACAGCATGATGCCGAGGGGTGCCGTATCGGGATTGCCGATGAGCATGATTCCCCAAATTAAGAAAATCAGATTCAACATGGTTATAAACCTCCTGTAAAAAGTTAGAGGGGAAGACGGTGGTAAAACCGTCTTCCCTGCACGTCTACTTGCGCATTTCCTTCGGATGCTTCAACGGATCAAAGAACTGCTTGCCGTCCTTGGCGAAGGCCCAGACGCAGGAGCACTCGCGCATGATAGGAACAACCAAATTGTCCAGGCTGTCCATGTTGAGCGCGTTATTGATAGTCTCCTTGGACTCGCGACGCAGATTGCGATTGGCAAAGCGCTTGTCCTTCTTGTTGCTTTCCGCCTTGGAGAATCCGCAAATAGATGTTTTCTTGTACGAATTGGACATATGCCGTCTCCTAAAGACAGCTTGCTCGCGATAAGAACAACTCTCAATCGCGTCAAGCGTCTTAGAAGACACGCGCTAGGAATGTGTGCATTATTCCTACCTCCTGTGACAAGCTACAAAGTTGTTATTTGCGACGGGCTTTTGGAATCTCGTTTGGATCTGTTTCCAGTCCGGAAGTGTCCTGACCGGAATCGCGCCAGTCGGTGACTTGAGCCAGTTTTGGGATTTGAAGAGAATCCAGTCCGGTCCAGCGAAGGGCGCGAACGAAAGCCTTCTTGATAGTGTTGCGGAGTTTGTGGTTCCAGACACGTTTGTTGGACTTGTTGCTTAGGCGCGTAGTCCATTTGGGTGTGGCATTCTTTTTTCTTGATCTGGACATATTGTGTCTCCGTAAGTGTTTAAGAACGAAAGAGATCGGCGAATTTGCGTCGCCGATCTCTTGAGGGTCACGTCAACGATTACTCGTTGTTTTTGTTGTTGTCTTCTTCCGACTTAGGTGTGCGTCCGAGGAGTCGATCGAGTTCATCTCTGATGGCCCGATACGATTCTCTGAAAGCCTGTCTAAGTTGTTTCAGTGCATCTCTGACAGCGCGGTAAGCGTTGACAAAGAGTGTGACAAAAGACTTGAACTTCGACCAGGCAAACGAGTGTATCTTCGCAAGAAGTTCACTCAACCAACGAGTGGCACGCGGCGCAAGAGTCATTAGCAGTGCTGCCAGAATGCCGAAGGCAATCGGGAACAACCATGCTGTTGTGACGGAGCCGACAAGCAATCCAAGTATGATGGCAAATGTCATCGAGCTTGAT is a window from the Candidatus Obscuribacterales bacterium genome containing:
- a CDS encoding PIN domain-containing protein, with the translated sequence MPAILPILIDSGIIVAYYDNSDPWFAKTRKFFDDSRAQFVTTEPCTTEVMWLLQANHLTQNEFLSDLAKGLYKCEPLKAADFARIAELNAKYSDLAADYPDLSLIAISERLDIPRVASLDQDFNIYRRFGKKRFERVFP